Proteins found in one Methylobacterium sp. CB376 genomic segment:
- a CDS encoding twin transmembrane helix small protein — protein sequence MSADTLVLIACLAVAVVLLFGLANMLRGGSANLSQRLMRLRVLLQFVAIVLIMGVIWWRGA from the coding sequence ATGTCCGCCGACACCCTCGTCCTCATCGCCTGCCTCGCCGTCGCGGTCGTGCTGCTCTTCGGCCTCGCCAACATGCTGCGCGGCGGCAGCGCCAACCTCTCGCAGCGCCTGATGCGGCTGCGGGTGCTCCTGCAATTCGTCGCGATCGTGCTGATCATGGGCGTGATCTGGTGGCGCGGCGCCTGA